In a genomic window of Streptobacillus felis:
- the recN gene encoding DNA repair protein RecN has product MLKELKIENLAIIDEIDINLDKGLTVLTGETGAGKSIILDGISLIIGDKANKEMIGKNSDKVSIEAIFDLNVEQLNKISKLGYELEDELIVSREFGSENKVKINNKRFTLSNLKEISSNILDLVGQHDHQYLLNSNYHLYLLDKFLDKESVEIKNKIKEYISKIDELKEEIESIKKDKLEVIEKRNLYEYIIEEIFKYNLEIDEDIELENEYNELFNSGIIIDKLNEVLEILDFSSFKKVKKDLEKLCEYSNKYEELSDRFSNVYEELNDIVDELSSGLTFTNNDPFRLEEVDVRLKVIKKLKLKYGSSIKEILEYGESIKNKLELIETSDETLKEKEEELEYNLKEYKKLSSRLTKLRKDTSKTLKLNVMNELKELNMPSVIFDIEFNELERINPNGNDGVKFLISTNKGEKLKELSKIASGGEISRIMLALKIVFSEVDNISCLIFDEIDTGISGETVIKIAGKLKELSSRVQIICVTHSPQIAAKADSQFLIYKESDKNKTNTKIKKLNKEERIREIARILSGDNITKASLEIAKEMME; this is encoded by the coding sequence ATGTTAAAGGAATTAAAGATTGAGAATTTAGCTATAATAGATGAAATAGATATAAATTTAGATAAGGGACTTACAGTATTAACAGGAGAAACAGGAGCTGGTAAGTCTATAATACTTGATGGGATTTCTTTAATTATTGGTGATAAGGCTAATAAAGAAATGATAGGTAAAAATAGTGATAAAGTAAGTATAGAAGCTATATTTGATTTAAATGTTGAACAACTGAATAAAATAAGTAAATTGGGCTATGAACTAGAAGATGAATTAATAGTTTCAAGAGAATTTGGGTCTGAAAATAAAGTAAAAATCAACAATAAAAGATTTACTTTATCTAATTTAAAAGAAATTAGTAGTAATATTTTAGATTTAGTAGGACAACATGATCATCAATATTTACTTAATTCAAATTACCACCTTTATCTTTTAGATAAATTTTTGGATAAGGAAAGTGTAGAAATAAAGAATAAAATAAAGGAATATATATCAAAAATAGATGAATTGAAAGAAGAAATAGAATCTATTAAAAAAGATAAATTAGAAGTTATAGAAAAAAGAAATCTATATGAATATATAATAGAAGAAATATTTAAATATAATTTGGAAATAGATGAAGATATAGAACTTGAAAACGAATATAACGAACTATTTAATTCTGGAATAATTATAGATAAATTAAATGAAGTATTAGAAATACTTGATTTTAGTAGTTTTAAAAAAGTTAAAAAAGATTTGGAAAAATTATGTGAATATTCAAATAAATATGAAGAACTAAGTGATAGATTTTCTAATGTATATGAAGAATTAAATGATATAGTAGATGAACTATCATCAGGTTTAACATTTACAAATAATGATCCATTTAGATTAGAAGAAGTAGATGTAAGACTAAAAGTAATAAAAAAATTAAAACTTAAATATGGTAGTAGTATTAAGGAAATACTAGAATATGGTGAAAGTATTAAGAATAAGCTTGAATTAATTGAAACTTCAGATGAAACTTTAAAGGAAAAAGAAGAAGAACTTGAATATAATCTTAAGGAATACAAAAAATTAAGTTCAAGATTAACTAAGTTAAGAAAAGATACATCTAAAACTCTTAAATTAAATGTAATGAATGAATTAAAGGAATTAAATATGCCTTCAGTTATATTTGATATTGAGTTTAATGAATTAGAAAGAATAAATCCTAATGGTAATGATGGTGTTAAGTTTTTAATATCTACAAATAAGGGTGAAAAGCTAAAAGAATTATCAAAAATAGCTTCTGGAGGAGAAATATCAAGAATAATGTTAGCTTTAAAGATAGTCTTTTCTGAAGTAGATAATATTTCATGTTTAATTTTTGATGAAATTGATACGGGTATTTCTGGTGAAACTGTTATAAAAATAGCTGGTAAACTTAAAGAATTATCAAGTAGAGTCCAAATTATATGTGTGACTCATTCACCACAGATAGCAGCTAAGGCTGATTCACAATTCTTAATATATAAAGAAAGTGATAAAAATAAAACTAATACAAAAATTAAAAAATTAAATAAGGAAGAAAGAATCAGAGAAATAGCTAGAATATTATCAGGGGATAATATAACTAAAGCTAGTCTTGAAATAGCTAAAGAAATGATGGAATAG
- a CDS encoding tyrosine-type recombinase/integrase yields MVEVNMFLDYLKFEKGNADKTIESYKNDLYTFFNKVNKKVDEITSEDIYEYIEKLKEKYVYNSVIRKISCIKSFFKFCYMEKIIKNDPANKIHNLKKEKRLPQALTIEEIKAIIESFNHDPIERRNQLIVKFLVATGARISEVINLEIKDIENSDFEFARLYGKGSKYRFVPIYLELEEEIKKYIKEIRPKIKGSEGSYLLFPGIRRENFWKVLNKHAQNLGIDKKIHPHLFRHSAATMMIENGADIRIVQELLGHASITTTEVYTHVEKSKLKEIYKRVKIGEEDE; encoded by the coding sequence ATGGTAGAAGTAAATATGTTTTTAGATTATTTAAAATTTGAAAAGGGTAATGCAGATAAAACTATAGAAAGCTATAAAAATGATCTATATACTTTTTTTAATAAAGTAAATAAAAAGGTAGATGAAATAACTAGTGAAGATATATACGAATATATAGAAAAACTTAAAGAAAAATATGTATATAATTCAGTAATTAGAAAAATAAGTTGCATTAAATCTTTTTTTAAATTTTGCTACATGGAAAAAATAATAAAAAATGATCCTGCAAATAAAATACATAATCTAAAAAAAGAAAAAAGACTACCACAAGCTCTAACTATTGAAGAAATTAAAGCTATAATAGAAAGTTTTAATCATGATCCTATTGAAAGAAGGAATCAATTAATCGTAAAATTTCTTGTAGCTACTGGTGCAAGAATTTCTGAGGTTATAAACTTAGAGATAAAGGATATAGAAAATTCGGATTTTGAATTTGCAAGACTATATGGTAAAGGAAGTAAGTATAGATTTGTTCCTATATATCTTGAATTAGAGGAAGAAATAAAAAAATATATAAAAGAAATAAGACCAAAAATCAAGGGAAGTGAAGGAAGTTATCTACTATTTCCTGGAATAAGAAGAGAAAATTTTTGGAAAGTATTAAATAAACATGCTCAAAATCTTGGAATAGATAAAAAAATACATCCACATTTATTTAGACATTCTGCAGCAACTATGATGATAGAAAATGGTGCTGATATTAGAATAGTTCAAGAATTACTTGGTCATGCTAGTATAACTACAACTGAGGTATATACTCATGTAGAAAAATCTAAGCTAAAAGAAATATATAAAAGAGTGAAAATTGGAGAGGAAGATGAATAA